The following proteins are co-located in the Microcystis wesenbergii NRERC-220 genome:
- the psaM gene encoding photosystem I reaction center subunit XII, whose translation MLSDTQVLVALVIALIPGILAFRLATELYK comes from the coding sequence ATGCTTTCTGATACTCAAGTTTTGGTCGCTCTGGTAATTGCTTTAATCCCCGGGATTTTGGCTTTTCGTCTAGCGACGGAACTTTATAAGTAA
- a CDS encoding TerC family protein, protein MLDSLLDSSLTLSLKTPLILLVLIALEAVLSADNAIALASIAQGLGDHQRQRQALNIGLVFAYILRMILILTATWVVKYWQFELLGAVYLLWLVFNYFASPEDKDHSHHSLQFHSLWQAIPLIAVTDLAFSLDSVTTSIAVADDTWLILLGGTIGVVTLRFMAGLFIRWLEEYTHLEDAGFVTVGLVGLRLLLRVISPDFVPPEWIMISLIAILFAWGFSKRNDREPIESDTIQSDKLP, encoded by the coding sequence ATGTTAGACTCGCTCCTTGATTCATCTCTAACCCTTAGTCTAAAAACCCCGTTAATTCTGTTGGTTCTCATTGCCCTAGAAGCGGTATTATCAGCAGATAACGCCATTGCTCTCGCTTCCATAGCACAGGGATTAGGAGATCATCAGCGTCAACGTCAGGCCTTGAATATTGGCTTAGTTTTCGCCTATATTCTCCGTATGATCTTGATTCTTACCGCCACCTGGGTGGTTAAATACTGGCAGTTTGAACTTTTGGGAGCAGTATATTTGCTCTGGTTAGTCTTTAATTACTTTGCCTCCCCTGAAGACAAGGATCACAGCCATCATAGTCTCCAGTTTCACTCTCTCTGGCAAGCTATCCCCCTAATTGCCGTTACCGATTTAGCTTTTTCCCTCGATAGTGTCACCACCTCCATCGCCGTGGCCGATGATACTTGGTTAATTCTGCTTGGTGGTACGATCGGAGTAGTTACCCTGCGCTTTATGGCGGGTTTATTTATTCGCTGGTTAGAGGAATACACCCACCTAGAAGATGCTGGTTTTGTCACCGTCGGTTTGGTGGGTTTAAGATTGCTGTTGCGGGTGATTAGCCCCGATTTTGTGCCGCCAGAATGGATTATGATTAGTTTAATTGCTATCCTCTTTGCTTGGGGTTTCTCAAAACGCAACGATCGAGAACCAATAGAGAGTGATACCATCCAATCTGATAAATTGCCATAA